The following nucleotide sequence is from Mytilus galloprovincialis chromosome 12, xbMytGall1.hap1.1, whole genome shotgun sequence.
caacttggatgttcatcaaactatgcagctatcttacatatatattaagcttactgaatcctgtatcaattagttattggttgtattgctgtaaaatttaagaattaaagttatcttggtaaaaaaaaagctaggatttgcaattcggtcaaaatagagatagtacactttaatttttttaataactttttcaaatcaacttggattttcatcaaactctacaactatctttgcaatatattgatcttactgaatcataggttgttattCAGTTttgtgtatttctgtcaaatttaattaatctaggtaaaaaaccTGCGATATTAGAAATACATCTTTCCTCATTatttgggaaaaagtatatataattatttaataatttattccttttaatatatattatataaatatatcaaatagtgatgaaacattaaagaaattattaaaatagtttttctgatttgtggtgatttaaAAAGCAATACCTTttgcttggggcaaacttattaaaaagatcacatctaccagtgttttaaattctaaataacattaatcaaagttgcaacatcctgttaaatctaaatcgcaaggcttttttaatttactagataagtaatacacgagtttaagaaaagaagggctttctttttacctgtaaaactcacatgtactgatgtaattaaacCATGTATAGtgccatgtcattaaatttgaccaaaataatattttaagatttgatttaaataaagttttactgTAACTTTgaaacacatttctttttttaaaaggttatcaaagattgttatgaaagttcatgatattaaatttttgttttaacaaaaaaaaggtgTTTATTTGGTTTaagctgatttgaaaaaaattatgaagtcttaaaaaagacactttttttttgttgttaaaacaaaaatttaatatcatttaatatatcaggaaagatatatttctaataccgtagctttttgacctagatcaattaaattcttaaatttgacagaagtacacaaaactaaataaaaaccTATGaatcagtaagatcaatatatggcaaagatagttgtagagtttgatgaacatccaagttgaattgaaaaagttgtgaaaaaaattaaagtgttctattttttttacctggattaattaaatttttaaattttatagcaatacaacaaaaaactaaattacatgggattcagtaagcttgatatatatctgaaatagctgcatagtttgatgaaaatccaagttgatttgaaaaagttataaaaaaaattaaagatgcctatctgaatttatataataattttaatttttacctattgtaaaattaaattcttttatttgacagcaataaatcaaactaccttataagcttgaattttgtaagatcaatatttaatttagttagatgggctgatttacaccagtcaaaactaaatttgaaggtcaagacttgTCGAGATAGGTCGAGACAGGttgagccttggtcaagaccatttcagactacacaaagatcatcaagtactgaatcagactaattaagtaaagtcgagacctagtcgagtacacttaagtacagttaagtacagtagAGACgatgtcgagactagtcaagtaaaatgtgtgctcgattttactggtcgagcacaaaaactggtcaattcagactctgagcagtttgtagtgatattttattataagtaaaggttcaggcatgtagtagacactcTTAGCATtcgtttgagctataatataccccaatggcatgcctgtgTGGTGCCTGGGGGGAGAGATTTTTACTctgatgggtagttgcctttatgttggttttcttggcttttttgatggtttatcgtgttttccgcttaatgaagcacctatttttattgaaaaacacatgttaaagttagtcaaggcctttacgatgaaaatgacaccttgtatattccaataatatgctcagtttcgtccctagggtgaaaagatccaggGTAAGTATGATCAATAATGGCGTCAGGCTATCGAatttgggggtaagggtcgattaaAGATTTTGTTGGCCTACggccacatattttagtatatataaagatgCAGGCAtgaagtagacaccctaagcattagtttgagctagaatatagCCCAATGGAATGCCtaggcggtgctgggggaagattttcactcttatgggtagttgcctttattttggtTTTACAGGCTTTTATGACGGTTTATCGTGTtatccgcttaatgaagcacctatttatattgaaaaacacatgttaaagttagccaaggcctttacgatgaaaataacaccttgtatagaccaataatatgttcagtttggtccctagcgtgaaaagatccggggttggtatggtcaataattGCGccaggctatccaaattgggggtaagggtcgaataaacattttgttggcctacgtccacacatttcagtataaataaagattcaggcatgtagtagacaccctaagcattagtttgagctataatataccccaatggcatgcctgtgTGGTGCCTGGGGGGAGAGATTTTTACTCTGATGGGTAGTTGCCTTATGTTGGTTTTCTTggcttttatgatgatttatcgtgttttttgcttaatgaagcacctatttatgttgggaaacacatcttaaagttagccaaggcctttatgatgaaaatgacaccttgtataaaccaataatatgatcagtttggtccctagggtgaaaagttCCGGGGTTgatatggtcaatattggcgtctggctatccaaattgggggtaaggggtcgattaaatatttgtttggcctATGTTccgatattttagtataaatacagattcaggcatgaagtagacaccctaagcattagtttgagctagaatataaccctatggcatgcctgggcggcgctggggaagattttcactcttatggatagTTGCCTTTGTGTTGGTTTTCTAGACTTTTATGATGctttatcgtgatttccgcttaatgaagcacctatttatattgaaatacacatgttaaagttagccaaggccttcgcaatgaaaacaacaccttgtatagaccaataatatcctcagtttggtccctagggtgaaacgaTCCGGGATTGATAtagtcaatattggcgtctggctatccaaatttggggtaggggtcgattaaataatTTTTAGGCTTACgtttacatattttgttataagtaaagattcgagcatgtagtagacacccttagcattagtttgagctataatatacccaaatgacatgcctgggcggtgcttgggggagattttcactcttatgggtagttgcctttctcttggttttctaggcttttacaATGGTTTATCGTCTTTTtggcttaatgaagcacctatttaaataaaaaaaaacacatgtcaaAGTTACCCAGGACCTTTacaatgaaaatgacaccttgtatataccaatgatatgctcagtttggttcctagggtgaaaagatccaggGTCAATATTGTCAATAATGGCATCAGGCtgtccaaattgggggtaagggtcgatttAACATTTTGTTAGCCTACGGCCACATATcttagtatatataaagattcaggcatgaaGTAGACACCCTGAGCAGTAGTTTGAGCAAGAATATAcccaaatggcatgcctgggcggtgctgggggaagattttcactcttatgggtagttgcctttatgttggttttccagGCTTTTaagatggtttatcgtgttttccgctaaatgaagcacctatttatattgaaaaacacatgttaaaatcagccaaggcctttacgatgaaaatgacaccttgtatagaccaattatattctcagtttggtccctagggtgaaaaaatccaggtttcgtatggtcaatattggtgtCAGGCTAttcaaattgggggtaagggtcgaataaacattttgttggcttacgttcacatattttcgtataaatacagattcaggcatgtagtagacaccctaaaccTTAGTTTTACGCTGAAATAATcccaaatggcatgcctgggcggtgctaggGGAAAGTTTTCACTCTATGGGTAGTTGCCTTAATGTTGGTTTTcaaggcttttatgatggtttaatgtGTGTTCCGctaaatgaagcacctatttatgttggaaacacATCTTAGAGTTGGcgaaggcctttacgatgaaaatgacatctTGTACAGACCAATAATAtgatcagtttggtccctagggtgaaaagatccggggttggtatggtcaataatggcgtcaggctatccaaattgggggtaagggtcgaataaacattttgttggcctacgtccacatattttagtaaaaataaagactcaggcatgtagtagacaccctaaaccTTAGTTTTACGCTGAAATAATcccaaatggcatgcctgggcggtgctaggGGAAAGTTTTCACTCTATGGGTAGTTGCCTTAATGTTGGTTTtccaggcttttatgatggtttaatgtGTGTTCCGctaaatgaagcacctatttatgttggaaacacATCTTAGAGTTGGcgaaggcctttacgatgaaaatgacatctTGTACAGACCAATAATAtgatcagtttggtccctagggtgaaaagatccggggttggtatggtcaataatggcgtcaggctatccaaattgggggtaagggtcgaataaacattttgttggcctacgtccacatattttagtaaaaataaagactcaggcatgtagtagacaccctaaatattagtttgagctagaatataccccaatggcatgcctgggcggtgctgggggaagatttgaattcttatgtgtagttgcctttctttcggttttctaggctttttgatggtttatcgtgttttccgcttaatgaagcacctatttttattgaaaaacacatgttaaagttagccaaggcctttaagATGAAAataacaccttgtatagaccaataatatgttcAGTTTgttccctagggtgaaaagatccggggttggtatggtcaataattGCGccaggctatccaaattgggggtaagggtcgaataaacattttgttggcctacgtccacacattttagtataaataaagattcaggcatgtagtagacaccctaagcattagtttgagctagaaaataccccaatggcatgcctgggcggtgctgggggaagatttgaattcttatgtgtagttgcctttcttttggttttctaggcttttttttatggtttatcgtgttttccgctaaatgaagcacctatttatattgaaaaacacatgttgaaatcagccaaggcctttacgatgaaaatgacaccttgtatagaccaattatattctcagtttggtccctagggtgaaaaaatccaggtttcgtatggtcaatattggtgtCAGGCTAttcaaattgggggtaagggtcgaataaacattttgttggcttacgttcacatattttcgtataaatacagattcaggcatgtagtggACACCCTTAACCTTAGTTTTACGCCAAAAAATcccaaatggcatgcctgggcggtgctaggGGAAAGTTTTCACTCTATGGgaagttgcctttatgttggttttccaggcttttatgatggtttaatgtgttttccgctaaatgaagcacctatttatgttggaaacacATCTTAGAGTTGTcgaaggcctttacgatgaaaatgacatctTGTACAGACAAATAATATGATCAGTTTGGTCCCaaagggtgaaaagatccggggttggtatggtcaataatggcgtcaggctatccaaattgggggtaagggtcaaataaacattttgttggcctacgtccacatatttaagtaaaaataaagactcaggcatgtagtagacaccctaaatattagtttgagctagaatataccccaatggcatgcctggggggtgctgggggaagatttgaattcttatgtgtagttgcctttctctcggttttctaggcttttttgatggtttatcgtgttttccgcttaatgaagcacctatttttattgaaaaacacatgttaaagttagccaaggcctttacgatgaaaataacaccttgtatagaccaataatatgttcAGTTTgttccctagggtgaaaagatccgggatTGGTATGGTCAATAATTGCGccaggctatccaaattgggggtaagggtcgaataaacattttgttggcctacgtccacacATTTtcgtataaataaagattcaggcatgtagtagacaccctaagcattagtttgagctagaaaaTACCctaatggcatgcctgggcggtgctgggggaagatttgaattcttatgtgtagttgcctttcttttggttttctaggctttttttgatggtttatcgagttttccgcttaatgaagcacctatttttattgaaaaacacatgttaaagttagtcaaggcctttacgatgaaaatgacaccttgtatattccaataatatgctcagtttcGTCCCTAGGATGAAAAGGTCCAGGGTAAGTATGATCAATAATGGCGTCAGGCTATCGAatttgggggtaagggtcgattaaAGATTTTGTTGGCCTACggccacatattttagtatatataaagatgCAGGCAtgaagtagacaccctaagcattagtttgagctagaatatagCCCAATGGAATGCCtaggcggtgctgggggaagattttcactcttatgggtagttgcctttattttggtTTTACAGGCTTTTATGACGGTTTATCGTGTtatccgcttaatgaagcacctatttatattgaaaaacacatgttaaagttagccaaggcctttacgatgaaaatgacacattgtATAGACCAAAAATATGCTCAGTTTTGTCCttagggtgaaaagatccaggGTAAGTATGGTCAATATTTGCGTCTTGATATTAAAATTGGTTCACATATGAGTCAAACAACTGGATTAACACATAGAAACAGTAATATGTCCACATGAAatcctgtcagatagaaagtcagaatgccacttagtcatcaaaattgaaaaaaaggtctgtaatgcttattttgaccatataattcCAAAATTGGTAATTTGTGCAGAATTTCTAATAAGtgaaagtttaaatcctttagtttctttctatttgacaaattgacaccgtcaaatcattcagggaagttgccaaagtacagattctatatttactgatttcaccttttaaaaaagaaaaaattgacCAATCTTTATACTTATATTCTTTGTAAATAGAAAGTAGAGTTGCGTATTTttagattattctatttttagaacaaccaATACACAGAAGAGCACTATTTATAAATTCCGTACAAGTCAGCAtttcaccaaagtaggcacggggtttaagtgtgcatttccctgcatacataaactttaacgatgtatttttctatgaaaaacttatttgttcattaaattatGGTATTATTCTAAAAGGCTTTTACGTTATCTTTCAGATGCACCAAAATTATCTCAATTGCGTTTATTTTAGTGAAATGCCGACACTTCGAAATttgaagatgtatatatatatatgatgacctatgcgcttgcttcaaacatataacttaagagtgcACGCACGCAAGCATGCATATATAAAGTACGAAAACATTGATATGATCACATGTGGGGAAGAATTTAAAACTCTTCAACACTACCTGTCAATTAATAACATTCAATTGTATAAAAGAAACCCAGAATATATGCATGCTTTAGAAAATAGAAGACTATAGATGTAAGGGGACGGGTTTAAATTACATCTACATTATGtagaaatgagacaattctccacaagagaccagatgacctagaaataaacaactaaaggtcaccccGAGCAgcatttaacaatgagcaaagcccatatgaACCGCTTAGTcagttataatatataaatgtacattatgtataacGTTTGTTacaatgcaaatatttttataatatagcCGTCTAGGTTTTTAAAACGCGTATCATATGTAGAACAAGATTGTATGATTAAGAAATTAAtgcttattttaataatttgattgagttgtaaaagtgttgactggAGCATAACTTGTACGAAGCGGTTCGTTCGAAAAATATTCACACGATCAACAATATAAAATCCCCCTTCTCTTTTCCCgtcaaaaaaatatacataaagaagcattcatttcttaaaactaTATTTCTATGCtaataagacaaaacaaaaagttggatcaagtttttcttttatataccaGTGCACTTTTTTTTGCAGCACGTATCAATTCGAATTTaacatattattttgatattcctTATGTATTAATTCAATTTCAGACAAACTACTCGTAATTTCTTGAAAGTTTttaattacatttcatttttttctacaaaattttaatataacttcCTTGCCAACAGAACTgccgttttgtttgtttattaacaaagACTTCCGAAAAGAAATGTTATTCTTATCCTTAATATATACGCTGACTTTAACGACCTTATacttgtttaaatacaaaatcaagagATGTTCCGGTGATTGCGACTTAAGTagtaatttaacaatatttttttttttaaattgtataagaagGCACAAAATTTAAAGTAGGCACGTATACATTTTGGAGGCCGAGTTTACACATTTCCCgattttttattgagtttaaagtaacatatttatcttaaattgttataaaaaacatattgtacgtccaaacaatattaatataacatcaaGATTTTCGATAATAACCGATTtcttaaattctttgaaaatgctGAATCATGCTTACTTTAGTAGCTGTTTTAACGCATCGGGACTTTGGTAGCAAttagttagtatatatatatatatatatatatatatatactagtagtccTTAAAAATCAATATCTTTTCTTGATGtatgtttatatatgatatatacgaactctgactaatAATTTCAtaagtttttatttaaaattacatttattttcatttcgaGGCCAAATGAGTCCCGTTATGCGTATTAGTTTGCAAGAGTGGATCtgtcaacatatatttgttccacctaacagaagttccaatggaaactttgttataaacaatgtcattatacctgttcctgttggaacaaatatactataccatttattccgttaggaacatttactgtcatagttattccagtggaaataatatttcagaatattgtttccatttggaacttatataatgaaggaacttctattccgtgtaTTATGAGCAGGACCTTTAATAAATCGGTTTCCTTTCAACAAGCCTTAACGTCAACAAACAGCTAATGTggaatataaataagaagatgtggtatgagtgctaatgagataactatccatccaagtcacaatgtataaaaagtaaacaattatagatcaaactacggccttcaacacggagccttggctcacaccgaacaacaagctataaagggtcacAAAGAGAcgagtgtaaaacaattcaaacaggaaaaccaacggtctaattatataaaaaacgagacatgagaaacacttatgaaccacaccaaaaaaCTACAgtcactgaacaacaggctcctgacttaggtcAGGTGCATACAAATGCAACAGGTTTGAACGTTTTAACAGGGCCTATCCTTCTCCCTAACATGAAACAgttgtttaatataaaaatgaggactgtttgtctttttgtaaataaaacatgtttcattTCTACTGTCTATCACACAACACAACCAGCTTTAttgaattgtaaaaaaattatagAATGATGTACATCTACAGAGCTTAATTTACAGTGCTTTTTTTTATCCTAATTCATAAAGTAGTGAATTTATTGTAAtagtttgtaattttattttgaatattgttcAGACTCTTTATTTTGCCATTCTGAGTGTCTTTTCACAATTGTAAATTTGTTCATATTGCTGTAATAAACGACTGAATGGTGCAAACTTTCATTCCACAAACTATTTGTTTTCTGTGTCATTGATCTCTGTACAGAAAAAAAAGCTTTATGTTCGGTTGAATTTGTGAATTACAACAGTCATACTTAGTCTTTTGATTTATTGTCTTTTTGAGTAAGACTGCCTGTAGGTGTCCATATTTTACAttacacaaaaaatatataattaaccATTTATGTCATGTTTTATGATGTCATAGTGATCTCACAGCTGCAATTTATTTGCTAAAGGTAATATGATATATTCAATATCATTTCACTCTTTTGAACGCATTGAATCAGAGTTAAAATAGTTTCTCTTGCATGTTCATGCAGCTAATGTGTCGTCAAACTGCCGAAATGTATATAGTGTGTCAAGTTCTTATTCGTCCCGTGTCTAGAAGCTTACAGGAGATTAACCTGGACCATCAACGATCTGCCATTAGAACCATATCCcccaaaaatctcaaaatatataaaagagaggcgaaagataccaaagggacattcaaactcataagtcgaaattaTCGAACAACCCATGTCAATaaaaaaagagaccaaatgacaaacaacaatacacaaaacacaatatagaaaataaaaattgagCAACATGAAGCTCACCAAAAAccgggagtgatctcaggtgatccgcaAAGGACAAAATAAAACCGCTTACGAGTATCCTGacaggtaaacggacagaaagtcacaggacaaaaagtcacaggacataaagtcacaaatttggtaggacagaaagtcgcaggacaaaaagtcacaaataatatgttgacaattgtttgaatatataagagaaatatcttgaaatatttacttttcaatacatatatacatattaaggtttaggaaatgtgtcattttacttgaaaaatgaagatttatttaattttaatcatgcaaaagaaagatttcttggCATTATGaagactttttgtctgtgactttttgtcctgtgactttctgtcctacattctccTGACAGACAAGCGAACTTAAGAATGTGTTGGTAAactgatttttctacattttagtAACCCTCTTCCTTTTAATATGGATTAGTGGAACAGCAAATTATACGTACGGACATAAATGAACATGTAAAAAATATCAGTACCAGGAAAATCACTACAATAACGATATGCTAAATGATTGTCTTACTATAAAACATCGTGATAATATTCGAAGATGCCATTAAAATGTGTTCAATAATAATCTTTTGTAGCTAAACGTACAATATAACAATGGGAAACTAAGATTCTATTATTACCACTGGGTTGGTAGCTCTGTTGTTGGACTGTTAGCCCCCAGCCCAGTAGCTAGTAATTCGAttctggcatgaaaatacggattatttttgtttgtcattACGCCAATTTTCTGCTATAAAACTGGAAAtctttaaaattaagaaaaatatctCTCTCATCTTAAGCTCTGAACCCTTGTCCGAATTTGGCTATACCGtatgttcttttttcttttatcagCTCTTTAATGTTAGtatttggttttaaatttcaaatattttagcctCGAGCACCACTGCATTGACGTTAATAGTCAAAAGGCGCATGTGGGGCAATACGACTGGATTATAAATCCAATAGGTCTGCAATAATTGAGCGAAGAATGAAGCCGTTCTTTTCTAATTATAACTAACTATAACTGAGTTTCAGTCCTTATATGATTTCCCAAATATCAACATTGTTAAAATTCACTGTCTGCCTTTACACAACCTGTGTTTTTCTAATACATGTAGCTAAAACATATTTTAGGTGGTGGTATCACAAACCTTCATATTGTGTTAAAACCGTTTAATGTGTTAAGGCATGTGTCACCATTGATATAATAATGATAAGGTGCAAAAGGTCAATCTATAAAATTTGTCAATACTATAAATGATCTACCGGAAGCAGGACAAAAGCTAGCAATAGGAAACTATACAAGTAAacattcatttcatttgaaaCAAAATGTGTTATGATTATCGATTCTTGGTAATGCAATAGTGATATTCTTTTTGTAGCGTAACCCAACATAACGAGTGGCAGCTAATATAAAGAAGAGTAGAATGAAATCTATTAAACAATAGTTGTACTAGCTACATAAAATACGAAAATAAAGCAGTTTGAAATACATTGTCAAGCTTATTAAAAAAGACATTGAAAATGTTTAACCAACAATGTCAGTGTTGCGTCCGTAGTAATATAATGTTTGATCATGACCTTCACCTAGAGTGAAGTAACCGTTGCCATGGTTATCCCAAGAAACAGCTTCACCTTTTGTTTCCTGGATATATGGAACAGTTATTGGATTGGATGCAGAAAGAGCTAAGACAACCAATGCATGCCGTCTGGTATCTCAAAATGGTACATGGCATTATGGGTAATTATTAATGCTTCTTTGCCATTGGGTGATATATCCCCACCAGTCGGATCCATGCCAGTTAGTGGTACATATTGAGGTTAACAAGGTCTTTTAGAACTACATTTGCATGGCTATTCCATCCAGTTAATGGCTCATGTGCAATTTTTGGGTTCACTTCCATTCCCGAGGCTCTTGATATAAGGTATACTTCCCCTTTAGGATCTACCAAGAGAGTTTCACAGTTTGACTCGTTCCATCTGAAAAATTTAGTAGAAAAagttaaatgattaaaaatgttgatgtaagaaaaaatatttttctaaaagatatgATATCTAGCTTTGCTTTGCATATGCTTTATAGTTCATTTTTATGACCCCACaacaaagttgtcggtgccatatagttttactcttgtctgtcattccgtcattctgtcattctgtcattcctttattccgcaacaaaccattatgcCGAGTATTTTTTCttaacgccttcagatattgggctgaattTTGATATGTGTGTTAACCATGATGAGTCAGTTTAAGTTACATTCTTCCCCGCTAAATTGTGTCGCACTTACAGGcttttgactttgataaattgtgaaaatcacagttatacag
It contains:
- the LOC143053665 gene encoding uncharacterized protein LOC143053665 translates to MYDLYLFLGFGVFRNGTAVAVVNSNQIDQTSGMCASRSHPGYLYTHNDHGDGSHIYVLDSKTGHRISTITIRGAHNADWEDIACGPCPGGENCIYIGNLHQFSIAKKQTIWNESNCETLLVDPKGEVYLISRASGMEVNPKIAHEPLTGWNSHANVVLKDLVNLNIRHALVVLALSASNPITVPYIQETKGEAVSWDNHGNGYFTLGEGHDQTLYYYGRNTDIVG